The Streptomyces sp. RKAG293 genome includes a region encoding these proteins:
- a CDS encoding 5-formyltetrahydrofolate cyclo-ligase, which produces MSDDHGTKAALRTELLRVRRGLTPQERTTAARSLADRVADLPEVRAAGTVAGYVSMGTEPGTRDLIDALRAAGTRVLLPVLMADNDLDWAEYEGSGALERTDRGLFEPTGPRLGPDAVTRARVVLLPGLAVDGRGLRLGRGGGSYDRVLARLERAGGRPSLMVLLYANEVVARVPREPHDHPVHLAVTPGGIHRFTP; this is translated from the coding sequence ATGAGCGACGACCACGGCACCAAGGCGGCGCTGCGCACCGAGTTGCTGCGCGTGCGGCGCGGACTGACGCCGCAGGAGCGTACGACGGCGGCCCGCTCGCTGGCCGACCGGGTGGCTGACCTGCCCGAGGTCCGGGCGGCGGGCACCGTCGCCGGCTATGTGTCGATGGGCACGGAGCCCGGCACCCGCGACCTGATCGACGCGCTGCGCGCCGCCGGCACCCGCGTACTGCTTCCCGTACTGATGGCCGATAACGACCTGGACTGGGCGGAGTACGAGGGATCGGGGGCGCTGGAGCGCACGGACCGGGGGCTGTTCGAGCCGACCGGCCCGCGCCTGGGACCCGACGCGGTGACGCGGGCCCGGGTGGTGCTGCTGCCGGGGCTCGCGGTGGACGGGCGCGGGCTGCGGCTGGGCCGCGGCGGTGGCTCGTACGACCGCGTGCTGGCGCGGCTGGAGCGGGCGGGCGGGCGGCCGTCCCTGATGGTGCTGCTGTACGCGAACGAGGTGGTCGCGCGGGTCCCGAGGGAACCGCACGACCACCCCGTGCACCTCGCGGTGACCCCCGGGGGGATCCACCGCTTCACCCCCTGA
- a CDS encoding penicillin acylase family protein translates to MPAKKKSRRLRLFVIAFVVLLVGGIGYGSYWSVSTVRASFPETTGSLKLKGLTSPVDVERDGNGIPQIYADTSEDLFRAQGFVQAQDRFYEMDVRRHLTSGRLSEMFGSGQVETDAFLRTLGWRDIAQKEYDTKLDATTKKYLQAYSDGVNAYLKDHSGASLSVEYAALSFSNDYKPEQWTPVDSVAWLKAMAWDLRGNMQEEIDRALMTSRLDSSQIEQLYPGYPYQRHQPIVDGGKLDPITKKYTPAGAGGTPIAASALNSQLSGLSEIIDQMPNLLGPSGNGIGSNSWVVSGTYTTTGKPMLANDPHLAPQMPSLWYQMGLHCRSVGTACPFDVAGYTFSGMPGVVIGHNQNIAWGMTNLGADVTDLYLEKVTAGSYLYDGRQVPFATRKETIKVAGGGDREIVVRSTNNGPVISDRADELLRVGETAPVQDAAPDRSGGYAVALRWTALDPGKSMDAVFEINRAQDFTQFRAAAADFAVPSQNLIYADKQGNIGYQAPGQIPVRTKGDGRYPAPGWDSRYRWSDYIPFKSMPWEYNPKRGYIVTANQAVIDEDKYGPMLTKDWGYGARSQRINDLIASKIKDGGKVSMDDMQSMQSDSSSEIAKLLVPYLLKVDVKDSYVRDAQQLLEGWDFNQDADSAAAAYFNAVWRNTLKLAFGNKLPKELRPEDQCLRVPAVDQSGPVDDLNGKSETVNECGERAADQAQPDGGDRWFEVVRKILPDETNAWWTMSPTAFFDKTSAPSAHTTRDQLLRQAMQDARYELTAKLGKDIDTWSWGRLHKLELKNQTLGTGGPAVVRWLLNRGPWQLGGGEAAVNATGWNAAGGYDVVWVPSMRMIVNLDDFDKSRWINLTGASGHAYNAHYSDQTALWAKGELLPWVFSRPKVDGATDDKMALTP, encoded by the coding sequence ATGCCCGCCAAGAAGAAGTCCCGCCGCCTTCGCCTCTTTGTGATCGCGTTCGTGGTCCTGCTGGTGGGGGGCATCGGATACGGGTCGTACTGGAGCGTCAGCACCGTGCGCGCCTCGTTCCCCGAGACCACCGGATCGCTGAAACTCAAAGGCCTGACCTCGCCGGTCGACGTGGAGCGTGACGGCAACGGCATCCCGCAGATCTACGCGGACACCTCCGAGGACCTGTTCCGGGCCCAGGGCTTCGTCCAGGCGCAGGACCGGTTCTACGAGATGGACGTCCGACGCCACCTCACCTCGGGCCGGCTGTCGGAGATGTTCGGCTCGGGACAGGTCGAGACCGACGCGTTCCTGCGCACTCTCGGCTGGCGCGACATCGCGCAGAAGGAGTACGACACCAAGCTCGACGCGACCACCAAGAAGTACCTGCAGGCCTATTCGGACGGCGTCAACGCCTATCTGAAGGACCACAGCGGTGCGAGCCTGTCCGTCGAGTACGCGGCCCTGTCGTTCTCCAACGACTACAAGCCCGAGCAGTGGACCCCGGTCGACTCCGTCGCCTGGCTCAAGGCCATGGCGTGGGACCTGCGCGGCAACATGCAGGAGGAGATCGACCGGGCGCTGATGACGAGCCGGCTCGACAGCAGCCAGATCGAGCAGCTCTACCCGGGCTACCCGTACCAGCGGCACCAGCCGATCGTCGACGGCGGCAAGCTCGACCCGATCACCAAGAAGTACACGCCGGCCGGCGCCGGGGGCACCCCGATCGCCGCCAGCGCCCTGAACAGCCAGCTCTCCGGGCTCTCCGAGATCATCGACCAGATGCCCAACCTGCTCGGCCCGTCCGGCAACGGCATCGGCTCCAACTCCTGGGTCGTCTCCGGCACGTACACGACCACCGGCAAGCCGATGCTGGCCAACGACCCGCACCTGGCACCGCAGATGCCGTCCCTCTGGTACCAGATGGGGCTGCACTGCCGCAGCGTCGGCACGGCCTGCCCGTTCGACGTGGCCGGCTACACGTTCTCCGGAATGCCCGGTGTCGTCATCGGCCACAACCAGAACATCGCCTGGGGGATGACCAACCTCGGCGCCGATGTGACCGACCTCTACCTGGAGAAGGTCACCGCGGGCAGCTACCTCTACGACGGCAGGCAGGTGCCGTTCGCCACGCGCAAGGAGACCATCAAGGTCGCGGGCGGCGGCGACCGCGAGATCGTCGTGCGCAGCACCAACAACGGTCCGGTGATCTCCGACCGCGCCGACGAACTGCTCAGGGTCGGTGAGACCGCACCCGTCCAGGACGCCGCCCCGGACCGCAGCGGCGGTTACGCGGTCGCCCTGCGGTGGACGGCGCTGGACCCCGGCAAGAGCATGGACGCGGTCTTCGAGATCAACAGGGCGCAGGACTTCACCCAGTTCCGCGCCGCGGCGGCCGACTTCGCGGTCCCGTCGCAGAACCTGATCTATGCCGACAAACAGGGCAACATCGGCTACCAGGCGCCCGGCCAGATCCCGGTCCGCACCAAGGGCGACGGCCGCTACCCGGCGCCCGGCTGGGACTCGCGCTACCGCTGGAGCGACTACATCCCGTTCAAGTCCATGCCGTGGGAGTACAACCCCAAGCGCGGCTACATCGTCACCGCCAACCAGGCCGTGATCGACGAGGACAAGTACGGCCCCATGCTGACCAAGGACTGGGGCTACGGCGCCCGCAGCCAGCGCATCAACGACCTCATCGCGTCCAAGATCAAGGACGGCGGCAAGGTCTCCATGGACGACATGCAGTCCATGCAGTCCGACAGCAGCAGCGAGATCGCGAAGCTGCTGGTGCCGTATCTGCTCAAGGTCGACGTCAAGGACTCCTACGTCCGCGACGCCCAGCAGCTGCTGGAGGGCTGGGACTTCAACCAGGACGCCGACTCCGCGGCGGCCGCCTACTTCAACGCCGTCTGGCGCAACACCCTCAAGCTCGCCTTCGGCAACAAGCTGCCCAAGGAGCTGCGCCCCGAGGACCAGTGCCTGCGCGTCCCGGCCGTCGACCAGTCGGGCCCGGTCGACGACCTCAACGGCAAGAGCGAGACGGTCAACGAGTGCGGTGAGCGCGCCGCCGACCAGGCGCAGCCGGACGGCGGCGACCGCTGGTTCGAGGTGGTCCGCAAGATCCTTCCGGACGAGACGAACGCCTGGTGGACGATGTCGCCGACCGCGTTCTTCGACAAGACCTCCGCGCCGTCCGCGCACACCACGCGCGACCAGCTGCTCCGGCAGGCGATGCAGGACGCGCGGTACGAGCTGACCGCCAAGCTCGGCAAGGACATCGACACCTGGAGCTGGGGCCGGCTGCACAAGCTGGAGCTCAAGAACCAGACCCTGGGCACCGGCGGCCCCGCGGTGGTGAGGTGGCTGCTCAACCGCGGCCCGTGGCAGCTCGGCGGCGGCGAGGCGGCCGTCAACGCGACCGGCTGGAACGCGGCCGGCGGCTACGACGTCGTCTGGGTGCCGTCGATGCGCATGATCGTCAACCTCGACGACTTCGACAAGTCCCGCTGGATCAACCTCACCGGCGCCTCGGGGCACGCGTACAACGCGCACTACTCCGACCAGACGGCGCTGTGGGCGAAGGGCGAACTCCTGCCGTGGGTCTTCTCCAGACCCAAGGTGGACGGCGCGACGGACGACAAGATGGCGCTGACGCCGTAA
- a CDS encoding potassium/proton antiporter: MIGALVLLIAVVAVRLASRSGLPTLLIYLGIGVAIGQDGPFGFTFDDVQLTQVLGYAALVVILAEGGLGTKWQEIKPVVPAAAVLSTFGLMLSVFITAGAAHYLVGLDWRQALIIGAVVSSTDAAAVFSVLRNVPLPKRITGVLEAESGFNDAPVVILVVAFSTAGPVDHWYVLVAEIAMELAIGAAIGLAVGWLGAYALRHIALPASGLYPIAVMAIAVFAYAAGATAHGSGFLAVYIASLILGNAKLPHRPATRGFAEGLGWIAQIGLFVLLGLLVTPHELGDDILPALVIGLILTAVARPLSVTASLAPFRIPWREQALMSWAGLRGAVPIVLATIPMVAGVPNSRRIFNIVFILVIVYTLVQGPTLPWLARRLRLGVRDGAADLGIESAPLERLRGHLLSVSIPEESRMHGVEVSELRLPAGAAVTLVVRDGASFVPLPNTVLRRGDELLVVATDPVRDAAERRLRAIGKGGKLANWLGEG; this comes from the coding sequence TTGATCGGCGCCCTCGTGCTGCTCATCGCGGTGGTCGCCGTGCGACTGGCGTCGCGCAGCGGCTTGCCCACTCTGCTCATCTACCTCGGCATCGGCGTCGCGATCGGCCAGGACGGCCCGTTCGGCTTTACCTTCGACGACGTCCAACTGACCCAGGTCCTGGGATATGCGGCACTTGTGGTGATTCTTGCCGAAGGCGGACTCGGCACGAAGTGGCAGGAGATCAAACCGGTGGTGCCCGCCGCCGCGGTGCTCTCGACGTTCGGCCTCATGCTGAGCGTCTTCATCACGGCGGGCGCGGCCCACTATCTGGTGGGGCTGGACTGGCGGCAGGCGCTCATCATCGGAGCGGTGGTGTCGTCCACGGACGCGGCGGCGGTCTTCTCGGTACTGCGCAACGTGCCGCTGCCGAAACGAATCACCGGAGTGCTCGAAGCGGAATCCGGCTTCAACGACGCCCCGGTCGTCATCCTCGTGGTCGCCTTCTCCACGGCGGGACCCGTCGACCACTGGTACGTGCTCGTCGCGGAGATCGCCATGGAGCTGGCGATCGGCGCCGCGATCGGACTGGCGGTCGGCTGGCTCGGCGCCTACGCGCTGCGGCACATCGCCCTGCCCGCCTCCGGCCTCTACCCGATCGCGGTGATGGCCATCGCGGTCTTCGCCTACGCCGCCGGCGCGACGGCGCACGGTTCCGGATTCCTCGCCGTCTACATCGCCTCCCTGATACTGGGCAACGCGAAACTGCCGCACCGGCCGGCCACCCGGGGCTTCGCCGAAGGGCTCGGCTGGATCGCGCAGATCGGCCTCTTCGTCCTGCTCGGACTGCTCGTCACCCCGCACGAACTCGGCGACGACATCCTGCCCGCACTGGTCATCGGCCTGATCCTGACCGCGGTGGCCAGACCGCTGTCGGTCACCGCGAGCCTGGCGCCGTTCCGCATCCCCTGGCGGGAGCAGGCGTTGATGTCCTGGGCCGGGCTGCGCGGCGCCGTGCCCATCGTGCTGGCCACCATCCCGATGGTCGCGGGTGTGCCCAACAGCCGCCGGATATTCAACATCGTCTTCATCCTGGTGATCGTCTACACCCTGGTGCAGGGCCCGACGCTGCCGTGGCTGGCCCGGCGGCTGCGCCTCGGCGTCCGCGACGGTGCGGCCGATCTCGGCATCGAGTCGGCGCCGCTGGAACGGCTGCGCGGCCATCTGCTCTCGGTGTCCATCCCCGAGGAGTCCCGGATGCACGGCGTCGAGGTCAGCGAGCTGCGGCTGCCTGCCGGGGCGGCCGTCACCCTCGTCGTACGGGACGGGGCCAGCTTCGTACCGCTGCCGAACACGGTGCTGCGGCGCGGCGACGAACTGCTGGTCGTCGCCACCGACCCGGTGCGGGACGCGGCGGAGCGGCGGCTGCGCGCGATCGGGAAGGGCGGCAAGCTCGCGAACTGGCTGGGTGAGGGGTAG
- a CDS encoding MFS transporter translates to MASTVNQPDSPATKRPGYGQLLRTPRAWTFLLPGFAARQPFAMLTIGIVLLVQNTTGSYGTAGAVAAVTGVSMAIFAPQNGKLADRFGQSAVLLPGVFVHTASVVLLTVLALSHAPMWALFAAAVPAGASVPQIGPMVRARWAAKLDGSPLMSTAAAFESVTDEFTFVIGPVLATALCTGVHPAAGLIAEATLTLVGGLFFAAQRSTAPAPSRTVDGVRAKQTSALTIPGVRALAVAFLGIGAVFGGMQVGLTSFTEEIGRQGIAGLLYGTFAAGNMLAGVVCGAIAWRRSPQGRLLIAYAALALACSALWAVHSVPLLGALGLLIGLCIAPALITGYTLVESLVPATSRTEAFTWLTGSVALGQAIAVTAAGQLADRVSASAAFVVPLAGTALALATLVALRKRLKPRSEGRIVQASTRGMSHRVPVTVD, encoded by the coding sequence GTGGCATCCACGGTGAACCAGCCGGACAGCCCCGCCACCAAGCGGCCCGGTTACGGACAACTCCTGCGCACACCCCGCGCCTGGACGTTCCTGCTGCCCGGGTTCGCGGCCCGGCAGCCCTTCGCGATGCTCACCATCGGCATCGTGCTGCTCGTCCAGAACACCACCGGCTCGTACGGCACGGCCGGTGCCGTGGCCGCGGTGACCGGTGTCTCCATGGCGATCTTCGCCCCGCAGAACGGCAAGCTCGCCGACCGTTTCGGACAGAGCGCCGTCCTGCTGCCGGGTGTCTTCGTGCACACGGCCTCCGTCGTCCTGCTGACCGTGCTGGCCCTGTCGCACGCCCCCATGTGGGCGCTGTTCGCGGCCGCCGTGCCGGCCGGCGCCTCGGTGCCGCAGATCGGCCCCATGGTGCGGGCGCGCTGGGCGGCCAAGCTGGACGGCTCGCCTCTGATGTCGACCGCCGCGGCCTTCGAGTCCGTGACGGACGAGTTCACCTTCGTCATCGGCCCGGTGCTGGCCACCGCGCTGTGCACGGGAGTGCACCCGGCGGCCGGCCTGATCGCCGAGGCCACCCTCACCCTGGTCGGCGGGCTGTTCTTCGCCGCCCAGCGCAGCACCGCCCCGGCACCCAGCAGGACCGTCGACGGCGTCCGTGCTAAGCAGACCTCGGCGCTGACCATCCCGGGCGTCAGGGCGCTGGCCGTGGCCTTCCTCGGCATCGGCGCGGTCTTCGGCGGCATGCAGGTCGGCCTGACGTCCTTCACCGAGGAGATCGGCCGCCAGGGCATCGCGGGACTGCTGTACGGCACCTTCGCGGCGGGCAACATGCTGGCCGGAGTCGTCTGCGGTGCCATCGCCTGGCGCCGCAGCCCGCAGGGCCGGCTGCTGATCGCGTACGCGGCGCTGGCGCTGGCCTGTTCCGCGCTGTGGGCCGTGCACTCGGTGCCGCTGCTCGGCGCGCTCGGCCTGCTCATCGGGCTGTGCATCGCCCCCGCCCTGATCACCGGCTACACCCTGGTCGAATCCCTGGTGCCGGCCACCTCCCGCACCGAGGCCTTCACCTGGCTGACCGGCTCGGTCGCGCTCGGCCAGGCCATCGCGGTCACGGCCGCGGGCCAGCTGGCCGACCGGGTCAGCGCGAGCGCCGCCTTCGTGGTGCCGCTGGCCGGTACGGCGCTGGCACTGGCCACCCTCGTGGCGCTGCGCAAGCGGCTCAAACCACGCTCCGAGGGACGGATCGTCCAGGCTTCGACACGTGGGATGAGTCACCGCGTGCCGGTCACGGTGGACTGA
- a CDS encoding FmdB family zinc ribbon protein has product MPTYQYQCTECGEGLEAVQKFSDDALTVCPTCSGRLRKIFSAVGVVFKGSGFYRTDSRGSSSASTPAAKSSSDAKPSTTSAPSSASSGSSSSGSSSSSSGSSAA; this is encoded by the coding sequence GTGCCGACGTACCAGTACCAGTGCACCGAGTGCGGCGAGGGCCTCGAGGCGGTGCAGAAGTTCAGCGATGACGCTCTGACCGTTTGCCCGACCTGCAGCGGACGCCTGCGCAAGATCTTCTCGGCGGTCGGGGTCGTGTTCAAGGGTTCCGGTTTCTACCGGACCGACAGCCGTGGCTCGTCCTCGGCGAGCACCCCCGCGGCCAAGAGCAGCTCGGATGCGAAGCCTTCGACGACGTCCGCGCCGTCCTCGGCATCGTCCGGCAGCTCCTCATCCGGTTCGAGCAGCTCTTCCAGCGGGTCTTCCGCAGCCTGA
- a CDS encoding S-methyl-5'-thioadenosine phosphorylase, with protein MVEMSGARADIGVIGGSGFYSFLEDVTEITVETPYGPPSDSLFLGEVAGRRVAFLPRHGRKHHLPPHKINYRANLWALRSVGARQVLGPCAVGGLRAEFGPGTLLVPDQLVDRTKSRVQTYFDGEVLPDGGQPNVVHVSLADPYCPVGRRVAVDTARAGGWDAVDGGTLVVVEGPRFSTRAESRWHAAQGWSVVGMTGHPEAILARELGLCYTSLTLVTDLDAGAETGEGVSHEEVLEVFAANVGRMRTVLFDVVGGLPPIAERNCLCVDPWGGQDPGITLP; from the coding sequence ATGGTGGAGATGAGCGGTGCGCGAGCCGATATCGGCGTCATTGGCGGGTCCGGTTTCTACTCGTTCCTCGAGGATGTGACCGAGATCACGGTCGAGACCCCCTACGGTCCGCCGAGCGACTCGCTCTTCCTCGGCGAGGTCGCCGGCCGGCGGGTGGCGTTCCTGCCACGGCACGGCCGCAAGCACCACTTGCCGCCGCACAAAATCAACTACCGGGCCAACCTGTGGGCGCTGCGCTCGGTCGGCGCGCGCCAGGTGCTCGGTCCGTGCGCGGTGGGCGGCCTGCGCGCGGAGTTCGGCCCCGGCACCCTGCTGGTCCCCGACCAGCTCGTGGACCGCACGAAGTCGCGCGTCCAGACGTACTTCGACGGTGAGGTGCTGCCGGACGGCGGGCAGCCGAACGTCGTGCACGTCTCGCTGGCCGACCCGTACTGCCCGGTGGGCCGCCGGGTCGCGGTGGACACCGCGCGGGCGGGCGGCTGGGACGCGGTGGACGGCGGGACGCTCGTCGTCGTCGAGGGGCCCCGGTTCTCGACCCGGGCCGAGTCCCGGTGGCATGCGGCGCAGGGCTGGTCGGTGGTCGGCATGACGGGGCACCCCGAGGCGATCCTCGCGCGGGAACTCGGGCTCTGCTACACGTCCCTGACGCTGGTGACGGACCTGGACGCGGGCGCCGAGACGGGCGAGGGGGTCTCCCACGAGGAGGTCCTGGAGGTCTTCGCGGCGAACGTCGGCCGGATGCGGACCGTGCTGTTCGACGTGGTCGGCGGGCTGCCGCCGATCGCGGAGCGGAACTGCCTGTGCGTGGACCCGTGGGGCGGGCAGGACCCGGGGATCACGCTGCCGTAG
- the mscL gene encoding large conductance mechanosensitive channel protein MscL — protein MSDEKTGVLGGFKEFLMRGNVIDLAVAVVIGAAFTSVVSSVVKGVINPLVGAFGTKDLEHYRSCLKGPCVVNDAGDAVSGIPILWGSVLSAVLTFLITAAVVYFLMVLPMSRYLAKKAARARQEAVVHAEAEAAEVALLREIRDVMVSQRS, from the coding sequence ATGAGCGACGAGAAGACCGGGGTCCTGGGCGGCTTCAAGGAATTCCTGATGCGCGGGAATGTGATCGACCTGGCCGTCGCCGTCGTCATCGGTGCCGCGTTCACGAGTGTCGTGAGTTCCGTGGTCAAGGGCGTCATCAATCCCCTGGTCGGTGCGTTCGGCACCAAGGATCTGGAGCACTACCGGTCGTGCCTCAAGGGCCCGTGCGTGGTGAACGACGCGGGCGACGCGGTGAGCGGGATTCCGATCCTGTGGGGCTCGGTGCTCAGCGCGGTCCTCACCTTCCTGATCACCGCCGCCGTGGTCTATTTCCTGATGGTGCTGCCGATGTCCCGCTACCTGGCGAAGAAGGCGGCGCGGGCCCGGCAGGAGGCCGTGGTGCACGCGGAGGCGGAGGCCGCCGAGGTGGCGCTGCTGCGCGAGATCCGCGACGTCATGGTGTCCCAGCGCAGCTGA
- a CDS encoding PLP-dependent cysteine synthase family protein — MELDIDRRDPVYRNWLKDAVGKVQADANRSADTHLLSVPLPAEWGIDLYLKDESTHPTGSLKHRLARSLFLYGLCNGWIRPGKPVIEASSGSTAVSEAYFAKLIGVPFIAVMAKSTVRSKIDLIEFHGGRCHLVDDPCEVYEVAVRLAAESGGHYMDQFTYAERATDWRGNNNIADSIFRQLALERHPVPAWIVATAGTGGTSATIARFVHYTQQDTGVCVADPENSAFFPSWQSDDPDVVTDRGSRIEGIGRQRVEPSFVPGAIDRMMRVPDAASVASIRVLERLLGRKAGASTGTGLWAAFRIISDMRAAGEQGSVVGLLCDPGERYLEKYYSDEWLAAQGIDIAPFSARIEHFLTTGELSTAVPGTATPVRGAVPFSEPAAVSEPAAV, encoded by the coding sequence ATGGAACTCGACATCGACCGGCGCGACCCGGTGTACCGGAACTGGCTCAAGGACGCCGTCGGCAAGGTGCAGGCCGACGCCAACCGGTCCGCCGACACCCATCTGCTGTCGGTGCCGCTGCCGGCCGAGTGGGGCATCGACCTGTATCTGAAGGACGAGTCGACGCACCCGACCGGCTCGCTCAAGCACCGGCTGGCCCGCTCGCTGTTCCTGTACGGGCTGTGCAACGGCTGGATCCGCCCCGGGAAGCCGGTCATCGAGGCGTCCAGCGGCTCGACGGCGGTCTCCGAGGCGTACTTCGCGAAGCTGATCGGAGTGCCGTTCATCGCCGTCATGGCGAAGAGCACCGTGCGCTCCAAGATCGACCTGATCGAGTTCCACGGCGGCCGGTGTCATCTCGTCGACGACCCCTGCGAGGTCTACGAGGTGGCGGTGCGGCTCGCGGCCGAATCGGGCGGCCACTACATGGACCAGTTCACGTACGCCGAGCGCGCCACCGACTGGCGCGGCAACAACAACATCGCCGACTCGATCTTCCGGCAGCTGGCGCTGGAGCGGCACCCCGTCCCGGCCTGGATCGTCGCGACCGCGGGCACCGGCGGAACGTCCGCCACCATCGCCCGCTTCGTGCACTACACCCAGCAGGACACCGGGGTCTGTGTCGCCGACCCGGAGAACTCCGCGTTCTTCCCCAGCTGGCAGTCGGACGACCCGGACGTCGTCACCGACCGCGGCTCCCGCATCGAGGGCATCGGGCGCCAGCGCGTGGAGCCGAGCTTCGTCCCCGGGGCGATCGACCGCATGATGCGGGTGCCGGACGCCGCGTCCGTCGCCAGTATCCGGGTGCTGGAACGACTGCTGGGACGTAAGGCCGGCGCCTCCACCGGCACCGGTCTGTGGGCCGCCTTCCGGATCATCTCCGACATGCGGGCGGCCGGTGAACAGGGCAGCGTGGTGGGCCTGTTGTGCGACCCGGGCGAGCGGTACCTGGAGAAGTACTACTCGGACGAGTGGCTGGCCGCGCAGGGCATCGACATCGCCCCGTTCAGCGCGCGCATCGAGCACTTCCTCACGACGGGCGAACTCAGCACGGCCGTGCCCGGCACCGCCACGCCCGTCAGAGGAGCCGTGCCCTTCAGCGAGCCCGCGGCCGTCAGTGAGCCCGCTGCCGTGTGA
- a CDS encoding group III truncated hemoglobin has protein sequence MVTAKPDIADRADLGTLLRRFYEAALADRLIGPYFTEIAGLDLEDHLPRITDFWERALLRTAEYGGNAFAPHAALHDTRPMTAEHFGRWVQLWRASVDGLYAGPNADHAKAQGERIALSMLRRLAGADASTDGSGGPGFVPLAAVRLRTEA, from the coding sequence ATGGTCACTGCCAAGCCCGACATCGCCGACCGCGCCGACCTCGGCACCCTGCTGCGCCGCTTCTACGAGGCGGCGCTCGCCGACCGGCTGATCGGCCCGTACTTCACCGAGATCGCGGGCCTGGACCTCGAGGACCACCTCCCCAGGATCACCGACTTCTGGGAACGCGCCCTGCTCCGGACGGCCGAGTACGGCGGCAACGCCTTCGCTCCGCACGCCGCCCTGCACGACACCCGGCCGATGACCGCCGAGCACTTCGGCCGCTGGGTCCAGCTGTGGCGCGCCTCCGTCGACGGGCTGTACGCGGGCCCCAACGCGGATCACGCCAAGGCGCAGGGCGAACGGATAGCGCTGTCGATGCTGCGCCGGCTGGCGGGAGCCGACGCCTCGACCGATGGGTCCGGCGGCCCCGGCTTCGTACCGCTCGCCGCCGTGCGGCTCCGCACGGAGGCCTGA
- a CDS encoding low temperature requirement protein A: protein MSNPAGAAFRRMTARSRDETHRASTPLELFFDLCFVVAVAQAGARLVHALAAGHPGNGVVGYLLVFFGIWWAWMNFSWFASAYDTDDVLYRITTLVQITGVLIFAAGVPRAFDDNDWTITVIGYSVMRLALASQWLRAAHGETGDARGCALRYAFGVTVCQFGWIGLLFLPDGAKVWAFLGLIVVELSVPLFAERRHQTSWHPQHIAERYGLFTIIVLGESIAAATVAVQSALDEHEAVAELLPIAGGGLLIVFAAWWIYFAVPIEEHLVSNREAIPWGYGHYIVFVSAAAIGAGLEVAVEQSVGKAEISVRAASAAVTVPTAVLFFTVWLLHSRHYKRGIAQQLVLPVASLLVLACTFGGESAVLLAGVVSALTVAVGVGLARRGVSPQV, encoded by the coding sequence ATGAGCAACCCCGCCGGCGCCGCGTTCCGCCGTATGACCGCCCGCAGCCGTGACGAGACGCACCGGGCGTCGACCCCGCTCGAGCTCTTCTTCGACCTCTGCTTCGTGGTCGCCGTCGCCCAGGCGGGCGCCCGGCTGGTGCACGCGCTGGCGGCGGGCCATCCCGGCAACGGGGTTGTCGGCTATCTGCTGGTGTTCTTCGGCATCTGGTGGGCCTGGATGAACTTCTCCTGGTTCGCCTCCGCCTACGACACGGACGATGTGCTGTACCGGATCACCACACTGGTGCAGATCACCGGCGTCCTCATCTTCGCCGCGGGCGTGCCGCGCGCCTTCGACGACAACGACTGGACGATCACGGTGATCGGCTATTCGGTGATGCGGCTGGCGCTGGCCTCGCAGTGGCTGCGGGCCGCGCACGGCGAGACCGGCGACGCGCGCGGCTGCGCGCTCCGTTACGCGTTCGGCGTCACCGTCTGCCAGTTCGGGTGGATCGGGCTGCTCTTCCTGCCCGACGGGGCGAAGGTGTGGGCGTTCCTCGGCCTGATCGTCGTCGAGCTGTCCGTGCCGCTGTTCGCCGAGCGCCGCCACCAGACGTCCTGGCACCCGCAGCACATCGCGGAGCGGTACGGCCTGTTCACCATCATCGTGCTCGGCGAATCGATCGCGGCGGCGACCGTCGCCGTGCAGTCCGCGCTCGACGAGCACGAGGCGGTGGCCGAGCTGCTGCCCATCGCGGGCGGCGGGCTGCTGATCGTCTTCGCGGCCTGGTGGATCTACTTCGCCGTGCCCATCGAGGAGCACCTGGTCTCCAACCGCGAGGCGATCCCCTGGGGTTACGGCCACTACATCGTGTTCGTCTCCGCCGCGGCGATCGGCGCCGGCCTGGAAGTGGCCGTGGAGCAGAGCGTCGGGAAGGCGGAGATCTCGGTGCGGGCCGCCTCCGCCGCGGTGACCGTGCCGACCGCCGTCCTGTTCTTCACCGTCTGGCTGCTGCACTCCCGGCACTACAAGAGGGGCATCGCACAGCAACTCGTCCTGCCGGTGGCCTCGTTGCTGGTCCTGGCCTGCACATTCGGCGGGGAATCGGCGGTGCTGCTGGCCGGGGTGGTGTCGGCGCTGACCGTCGCGGTCGGGGTCGGGCTGGCGCGGCGCGGCGTCTCCCCTCAGGTCTGA